The proteins below come from a single Natrinema sp. SYSU A 869 genomic window:
- a CDS encoding phosphatase PAP2 family protein produces MSRGIGEFGPVQDMVPEWAAVLVALATQLGDVWFLSLLVGIIYWVYTTKREDAAVIMGCTFAGLALVSALKHVFALPRPGQPLVPIETLPWVIQPLYESTAMASGYGFPSGHALMTTIVYGSLAHRLSISTRRRRFVSAGLVIAAVCFSRVALGVHYLVDVTAGVAIGAAFLFGVERLLTRFPSDHGTIAFGLAIIISAINLVVGTVDAGDVSLLGAALGTFGGWQLVVLGQRLFAIKRPSNAVRPLVWRGALAAGAVAPLIIALDEFRLLSLPARGGAFGLVLALFITAPVLRHSERATRFRTALVFWATMAIHGLQYLLSPDPWRRAIALSRRYSVRVHRWIRVRLG; encoded by the coding sequence ATGTCCCGCGGGATTGGTGAATTCGGCCCGGTCCAAGACATGGTTCCGGAGTGGGCTGCGGTCCTCGTCGCGCTTGCGACGCAGTTAGGCGATGTCTGGTTCCTCAGTCTGCTGGTCGGCATCATTTACTGGGTGTATACGACAAAACGCGAGGATGCCGCCGTAATAATGGGTTGTACCTTCGCTGGACTCGCGCTCGTTAGCGCACTCAAACACGTATTTGCGTTACCACGTCCCGGGCAACCGTTAGTACCGATCGAGACGCTGCCGTGGGTGATTCAACCCCTCTATGAATCCACTGCGATGGCCAGCGGCTACGGGTTCCCAAGCGGCCATGCGTTGATGACGACGATCGTTTACGGTAGCCTGGCACATCGTCTCTCGATTAGCACCCGTCGCCGTCGATTTGTCAGCGCGGGACTCGTCATCGCTGCAGTGTGTTTTTCGCGCGTCGCACTCGGCGTCCATTACCTCGTCGACGTGACCGCTGGGGTCGCCATCGGGGCGGCATTTCTGTTCGGTGTAGAGCGGCTGCTGACTCGCTTTCCGTCCGATCACGGAACGATCGCGTTCGGACTCGCAATCATCATCAGTGCGATCAACCTCGTCGTTGGTACCGTCGATGCCGGTGACGTCTCGTTACTCGGCGCGGCCCTCGGGACGTTCGGAGGCTGGCAACTCGTCGTTCTCGGCCAGCGTCTCTTCGCGATCAAACGGCCGTCGAACGCGGTTCGACCGCTCGTCTGGAGGGGTGCGCTCGCAGCCGGAGCGGTTGCCCCGTTGATTATTGCGTTGGACGAGTTTCGGCTGCTTTCGCTTCCCGCGCGCGGCGGGGCCTTCGGACTCGTCCTCGCGCTGTTCATCACCGCCCCGGTCTTGAGACACTCCGAGCGTGCTACCCGCTTCCGGACGGCACTCGTCTTCTGGGCGACGATGGCGATCCATGGGCTTCAGTACCTGCTCTCCCCAGATCCGTGGCGACGTGCGATAGCGCTCAGCCGTCGGTACAGTGTGCGAGTTCACCGATGGATTCGCGTGCGCCTCGGATAA